From Brassica oleracea var. oleracea cultivar TO1000 chromosome C3, BOL, whole genome shotgun sequence, a single genomic window includes:
- the LOC106328508 gene encoding fasciclin-like arabinogalactan protein 16 translates to MASCYGVSKLLLILLTTSIATALPVTKAVSGQINSNSVLVALLDSHYTELAELVEKALLLQTLEEAVGRHNITIFAPRNDALERNLDPLFKSFLLEPRNLKSLQTLLMFHILPRRVSSPQWPSLSHHHRTLSNDHVHLTVDAPTLRLKVDSADIIRPDDVIRPDGIIHGIERLLIPRSVQEDFNSRRSLRSISAVLPEGAPEVDPRTNRLKKPPPPVPAGAPPVLPIYSAMSPGPSLAPAPAPGPGGPRHHFNGEAQVKDFIHTLLHYGGYNEMADILVNLTSLATEMGRLVSEGYVLTVLAPNDEAMAKLTTDQLSEPGAPEQIVYYHIIPEYQTEESMYNAVRRFGKVKYDSLRFPHKVLAQEADGSVKFGHGEGSAYLFDPDIYTDGRISVQGIDGVLFPVEETPATEIKPAAPVFKKVAKSRRGKLMEVACKMMGSRFTSCQ, encoded by the exons ATGGCTTCTTGCTACGGCGTCTCAAAGCTCCTTCTCATTCTCTTAACCACCTCCATTGCCACCGCATTACCCGTCACCAAAGCCGTGTCGGGTCAAATAAACTCCAACTCCGTCCTCGTAGCTCTCCTCGACTCTCACTACACAGAGCTAGCCGAGCTAGTAGAGAAAGCCCTCCTCCTCCAAACCCTCGAAGAAGCAGTTGGTCGACACAACATCACAATCTTTGCACCGCGCAACGACGCCTTGGAACGTAACCTCGACCCTCTCTTCAAATCTTTCTTGCTCGAACCAAGAAACCTCAAATCGTTACAAACACTCTTGATGTTCCACATTCTCCCTCGCCGTGTCTCTTCTCCTCAATGGCCTTCCCTCTCTCATCACCACCGTACTCTCTCCAACGACCATGTTCACCTAACCGTCGACGCTCCCACCCTCCGGTTAAAAGTAGACTCCGCAGATATTATCCGTCCCGATGACGTCATTAGACCCGACGGCATCATCCATGGGATCGAACGTCTCCTCATCCCTCGCTCAGTTCAAGAAGACTTCAACAGCCGCCGTAGCCTCCGGTCAATCTCCGCTGTTTTACCTGAAGGAGCTCCGGAGGTCGACCCAAGAACCAACCGTCTCAAGAAGCCACCGCCTCCCGTCCCCGCCGGAGCCCCACCCGTTCTCCCGATCTACTCCGCCATGTCACCGGGCCCATCTCTAGCTCCGGCTCCAGCTCCCGGACCCGGAGGTCCACGTCACCACTTCAACGGCGAGGCTCAAGTCAAAGACTTCATCCACACTCTCTTGCATTACGGTGGCTACAATGAGATGGCTGACATTCTCGTCAACCTAACCTCCCTAGCCACCGAGATGGGTCGTCTCGTCTCTGAAGGCTACGTTTTAACCGTCTTGGCTCCTAACGACGAAGCCATGGCTAAGCTCACGACGGATCAGTTGAGCGAGCCAGGTGCTCCTGAGCAGATTGTGTATTACCATATCATACCGGAGTATCAGACGGAGGAGAGTATGTACAACGCCGTTAGGAGATTCGGGAAAGTGAAGTATGATTCGTTGAGATTCCCACACAAAGTGTTGGCTCAAGAAGCTGATGGCTCTGTTAAGTTCGGACACGGTGAAGGCTCTGCTTATTTGTTTGATCCTGATATATACACCGACGGTCGGATCTCAGTTCAGGGTATTGATGGAGTTTTGTTTCCGGTGGAGGAGACGCCGGCGACGGAGATAAAACCGGCTGCTCCGGTCTTTAAAAAAGTTGCGAAATCAAGAAGAG GTAAATTGATGGAGGTAGCTTGTAAAATGATGGGATCACGGTTTACCTCGTGCCAATGA